One Halobaculum sp. CBA1158 DNA segment encodes these proteins:
- a CDS encoding PLP-dependent cysteine synthase family protein codes for MDDSVLDTIGSPLVRVDSPAGATVAVKLESRNPGGSAKDRPALRMIERAEAAGEIEPGDALVEPTSGNTGIGLAMVGAAKGYDVTVVMPASKSQERRQIMAAYGADLELVDGDIDDAKARADELEAEGMVQLRQFENRANPEAHYETTAVEILDQLDERTPDALVAGVGTGGTITGIGRRLREEFPAMDVVAVEPEDSAVLSGEEPTADSFQGMGPGFVSPNLDADLLDGVLTVGVDEAEAECRRLAREEGILVGQSSGGSNVRARDVAEAFVAGDDPDYDPIAVDGWEPRPDAGVAGDDPLVLTVFWDSGERYMSTGLYG; via the coding sequence ATGGACGATTCGGTACTCGACACCATCGGCTCGCCGCTGGTCCGAGTCGATTCGCCGGCCGGTGCGACGGTCGCGGTGAAACTGGAGTCGCGCAACCCGGGCGGCTCCGCGAAGGACCGACCGGCCCTGCGGATGATCGAGCGGGCGGAGGCGGCCGGAGAGATCGAACCGGGCGACGCGCTCGTCGAGCCGACCTCCGGCAATACCGGCATCGGGTTGGCGATGGTCGGTGCAGCGAAGGGGTACGACGTGACGGTCGTGATGCCCGCCTCGAAGAGCCAGGAGCGCCGGCAGATCATGGCCGCCTACGGCGCGGACCTGGAACTCGTCGACGGCGACATCGACGACGCGAAGGCCCGCGCCGACGAGTTGGAGGCCGAGGGGATGGTCCAGCTCCGCCAGTTCGAGAACCGCGCCAACCCCGAGGCCCACTACGAGACGACGGCCGTCGAGATCCTCGACCAACTCGACGAGCGGACGCCGGACGCGCTCGTCGCCGGCGTCGGCACGGGCGGCACGATCACCGGAATCGGGCGGCGGCTCCGCGAGGAGTTCCCCGCGATGGACGTGGTTGCGGTCGAGCCCGAGGACTCGGCGGTGCTGTCGGGCGAGGAGCCGACCGCGGACAGCTTTCAGGGGATGGGACCGGGGTTCGTGAGTCCGAACCTCGACGCGGACCTGCTCGACGGCGTCCTCACCGTCGGCGTCGACGAGGCGGAGGCGGAGTGTCGACGCCTCGCCCGCGAGGAGGGGATCCTCGTCGGGCAGTCGTCGGGAGGATCGAACGTCCGCGCTCGCGACGTTGCGGAGGCGTTCGTCGCCGGCGACGATCCCGACTACGATCCCATCGCCGTCGACGGATGGGAGCCGCGGCCGGACGCCGGGGTCGCCGGCGACGACCCGCTCGTGCTCACGGTGTTCTGGGACTCCGGCGAGCGATACATGTCGACCGGCCTGTACGGCTGA